Proteins from a genomic interval of Pseudomonas anuradhapurensis:
- a CDS encoding FmdB family zinc ribbon protein, which produces MPLYDYQCASCEHRMEVLQKISAAPLTDCPACQAPALKKLLSVPGFRLSGNGWYETDFKTGAKKNLAGGDKAD; this is translated from the coding sequence ATGCCCCTTTATGACTATCAATGTGCATCCTGCGAGCACCGCATGGAAGTACTGCAGAAGATCAGCGCCGCGCCGCTGACCGATTGCCCGGCCTGCCAGGCGCCGGCGCTGAAGAAGCTGCTGTCGGTGCCAGGCTTCCGCCTGAGCGGTAATGGTTGGTACGAAACCGACTTCAAGACCGGGGCGAAAAAGAATCTGGCAGGCGGCGACAAGGCCGACTGA